The Syngnathus scovelli strain Florida chromosome 19, RoL_Ssco_1.2, whole genome shotgun sequence region CTTGAACTGCATCTGGGGGTGTGGATTGTCCTGGTTCAGATTTCTCCAAAGGTGTGTCTGAAACAACCGTCTCTGAAGCACAGCTGTCCTCAGCTTGAATATTGTCCGGTGGAGGCGGGAGAGGAAATTCGATCTCATCCCCGCCATCAAAAACCGATTCTCCCTCCAAGGGAGGTGGGGGAGGCGGCCATGATGATTCAGCAGCACGACCTTCCTCCTCGATTCCTTCTAACTCAACCGGCAATGTCGATATCGAGGTGGGAGGTGACTTTCTCGAACGAGGCGGCGTAGGTTGataaggaggtggaggagaaggtGGCGGGGAGTTTTTTGGAATGTTTTGGGGTTCTACACAATTTGATTGGACTTCATCTACAGAGTCATTGATGGTGGTGGTGTGGCAACTTTCTCCTTTTGGTTCCTCTGTCAGCATGACGTCTTCTTTCAGTTGTGGTTTCTTCATGACAGGGGGCGGCTCTTTTTTTGCGGAAATGTCGTTGGTTCCCTGGCCTTCTTCTTTTGGTGTCGTTTCAATCTCATCCTTAGCTAAACATACTAAGCTAGCTAAACATTCTGTGTTTTCTTCAACCTGATGAGTCTGAATCTCGCAGAAGAGTTTCTCATCCTTTGGATTGGTTTCTGTCGCTTCTGCTTTGTCTCGAGTTTCAAAACCGGTTTGGCTTCCTTCTTCTGTAACGGTGCTCTCCTGTGCTTTTGTTGATTCCGGGACTACTTTGTCAGTTTGGGGGCTCGGACCACACAGGAGCGCAAAGGTGTGACTGTTCTGAGCCCAGGTTTCGGGGGGAGGAGGACATGGTGCTTTGACCTTGGGAGGTGGTGGGACAGTCCATAGCTCTTTGACTTCCAACCTCAAAGGTGACGTGAGTTCTTTTGCGGGCAAGTCGCTTGTGCAAGAATTGGAGACGTCCGAATTGACAGGATCGGACGTCCCGGACGATAAGGAGGTCAGTGATGAGGAAGGAGACGCCGAGGATGACGCCCGAGACGCAGATCTCTCCGGTTTAACCGGTTTGATCTTGTGTTTATCTGGGGCCATGTCTTTGGGGGAAAGCGTCGGGGTGCCACTTTGACTGGAGTAGCCGCTGGAAGGCGAAATGGTCCGTTCAAATTTCTCACCTTCTGATGGATGTTTGAATTCCGAGACAGACTCTTGAGCGGTTTTTGCTTCGCAAGAAGAATCCTGACTGGGGTTTGAAGACTGGGACTTGGGTTCTGCCAGACAGGTTGAGACAGGATCCGGAATGTTGCTTGTGACTGATTGTAATTCCTCACTTGATACTTTTCTATCTTTACCTTCAGCTTGACTCTTTTGAATCTTAGTCAAATAAAGCGAATTTGATCTTCGCGGAGGTGCCGGGGGCAGCTTGGTCTTGATAACCGAGAGACTCCGAGTTGAATTACGTTTGATCTTTACCTCATCTCTACTGGGACATGACATGATGGGTTCAGAGTCTGGAGTCAAAGACTGGACGCCGAGTTCTCGGTCCCCTGTCgggttcacccgagtgtcctccAGATTGAGATCCGCTTTGTGTGTTGTTGGATTATTGAAGGAAGTATCTGCGCGGAAACTGTCACAATCTGATTTTCTGGAGAGAAAAGGGCTGGCTGACGAGGTCACGGAAGCCGCCGGGCTGTTTTTGCTTACTGCGTGAGCACTCTTGACACTGCCGCGATCAATCTCGATGACTTCAATGCCGGCTGGCAGCACTGCGTTTGGGATGATTGTGGAGAGATAGGTCGCCTGAGGAGATACGGACATCACGGGACCCTGggggaaatgaaaagcttattgATTTGGGGGAACAACGACGTAATATTGTTTCCTTACCTGGGGTTCTGAGAGGAAGCTCATTAAAGGATTGAAGGTGGTCAGTCCAGGTACTGCAACGGATTTGGGTCTGATGACTGAAGAACGACAGCGAGGGCTTCCAAAACTCTGTTGGTCATTGTTCTTGGACACTTCTTGAAGATGCTTATCGGTTATCTGCCCAGGAGATGTAAAATGAGcttcataaataaaaaaaaagtctagcaGGGTCAGAAAGTGGGACTTACTTCCAGCTCGGATAGGTGCACCCTTGCTCCTTCCTTGGTCATCACTGGAGTCCCTCCATCGAGAGTTGGAATGATCAAAGAACCCGATTGGTTGTTGTTATTGGGTTGCTGAGTGGTTGAGCATCTGTGCAATGCTGGGGAAATTGAAATCGGACTGTCAATGACAggtccaacaaaaaaaaaaacaattgtgcgCTCTTGGACCTACCAAGTTCTTTCTGGACCTGGTTGGGTATCCCCATAATGGTCGTCCTTCTGTTCCTCTTCCTGTTCTTATCTAACCTTTTGACTGAATACAGGGGCTTGAATGTAGAACCTGAAAGAGAGCGTCCAGAATAGAGCGACTGACTTTTCGGAATGATAAACATGACATTGTCGACGGTGATTACTTTGGCGGGTGAGAACAGGTCTGGAAGTTCTTGTGGTATCGTTAATCCCTGAGTTGGACTCCAGAGAGCCACTCTCGTCTTTGGAGTGAAGATCATCATCTGGGTGTCCCGTGTCTGACGACTGCATAAAATGGATTTAAAAACATCTCAAATGTTGGAGGGACATTTTGTGGTGATGTCGGACTTACAGCGCAGCTTTCATCTTCGCCACAGTTTCCTCCACTGTCATGCTCTGCAAATCAACATGGCCGTGTTAACCCTGAATCGGCTCACATGGATtaaagcataggtgtcaaacccgaagtccgggggccagatacggcccgccggcCCGccgagacaaattttgcattgtCATGACGAAAATTGTCTTGAAAGTAGAAACAACATACAATAAAGTCTGTTGTGGATACCTTGCTGATGACCTTCCTGCTGTAATATTTTCAAGCCCTCCCGAGCCTCCGAGTGCAAGTCCTCCAGGTACTGAGGTCGATCGGCCTCGATGAAAACATTCTCCTGGAAGTGTTGCGAGGCCGAGTAGTGCGCTCCCAACTTCTTCTGCTCATCGTTGTTCTTGGTCCCAGCTGTGGGGAAATAATTTAACCGCTTTATCGAACTAACCATCACCGTCGGATTATTTGTAGTCTGCAAGATGCACAACCTGCTCAACAGGTTGGTAAAACTTATCAGCTTTACATTTGAACCCTGTGTGCCGCTTGCCACCTGTTGTGAATGTGACACCGTGCCTTGAACAGAAGCTGGGCAGATGTTCCAACCTGGCTAATCGCACAATCTGTAATTCTGTGCTAGTCCCAGATTAGATCATTCAGGTTGAATGGGCCACTGTTAAAGAAGTTTCAGGTTAGCTTGAGGATGTCTGCTCAATAGACTCTTAATCATGATATCAAGCACGGGGAAATATTCCCAACAGGTCGCCGTGGGATTACAAGGAGGAGGAGACCCCCTGCCTCTTAAGATCTAACAGACTCATGCAGGAGGTTAGAGGCTTTGAGTTGATTAAGACGACCGCCGGTAAAGCCGTTTATTTTATTAAACCCCCAATTTGACGGTAGTTTGTTGTTCTGTGCAAGAGGAGATATATTTTACAAGCGACTCACGGAGCATGACCATAAATATCGGTGTGAGAAAACAACACTCACCCTTCTTCTTGAAGACCGACAGCAAGGAGTGGATGCCCTTTTGTAAATAAACCACCATCCCGGCATCAGCCCATGGAAGATCCTCCCCAAGAAAAACTAATCTCAGAGTACAAGAAAATAAATctcgagtgaaaataaaaaatatatatatactggaaAAGTATTGGAAGTTCCTCCTCCTTGATGAGTCGGTCTTTCTCTGGAAGGATGAGCTCACAATAAAAACTGCTCCCAACCACCCCAGCTGCCTTATCCCCGTGTCTGATACCCGCcaacctgcctccctccctccctccctctgctcCCTCCCTCCGCCTCTCCTCCATTTATCGTCAAATAAAGGACTCCTGCTTAGCCCTCAGCTGTCAAAGTTTGGCTTTCAGGCAACATCCACCCCCACGAGGCTCACGATAGAGACACGCGTCTATGCATgcgctcaccccccccccccccccccctccctgggTTGATCTGATTATGCAgatgtattttaatattttctcaggctaggaacaaaaacaaagttAAACTTTTTTTCAACTTTACTGTTGCTCTCACTAATTGTCGGCACGTCACACTCGGTCAGAATAATAAGCGCCTTCAGCCTGTTTCATTATTTTCAGCCGAGGTTGTGTCCTTGCAAATGAAACGGACGCGCCCGTATCGTCCTCTTGTCTCCTCGCATCACTTTCCTGCCGGCCGCTGCCAATCTCTCCTCCTTCACATCTCCTCTCGTCTGGCCTTTTAGCCTGGCGGCTGCAGAGGTCTTGCTTGATTTATAAATAGCTTTTAATGGCGTCATCCGGTTGCTCCTGTTTCCCCACTCGCCTCCAATGCTCGAGGAGGAGAAATCTGTTTATGGCCTGGCTTGGTATTTCGGGTGTTTGGGTGGAAGATGCTGGACCACGGGGTTGTTGGCAAGTGTTGAAGCTCGGGTGAGAGCGGCTTTAAAAATGGGAGTCATGCCAGTGGATTAGCTCCTGCACCTGCCTCGACCTAACCTGACACTTTCTCATCTCGCCCGTAACTTTCCAAATGTTGTAGCTTTTCCTAA contains the following coding sequences:
- the nhsl3 gene encoding NHS-like protein 3 isoform X3 encodes the protein MVVYLQKGIHSLLSVFKKKAGTKNNDEQKKLGAHYSASQHFQENVFIEADRPQYLEDLHSEAREGLKILQQEGHQQEHDSGGNCGEDESCASSDTGHPDDDLHSKDESGSLESNSGINDTTRTSRPVLTRQSSTFKPLYSVKRLDKNRKRNRRTTIMGIPNQVQKELALHRCSTTQQPNNNNQSGSLIIPTLDGGTPVMTKEGARVHLSELEITDKHLQEVSKNNDQQSFGSPRCRSSVIRPKSVAVPGLTTFNPLMSFLSEPQGPVMSVSPQATYLSTIIPNAVLPAGIEVIEIDRGSVKSAHAVSKNSPAASVTSSASPFLSRKSDCDSFRADTSFNNPTTHKADLNLEDTRVNPTGDRELGVQSLTPDSEPIMSCPSRDEVKIKRNSTRSLSVIKTKLPPAPPRRSNSLYLTKIQKSQAEGKDRKVSSEELQSVTSNIPDPVSTCLAEPKSQSSNPSQDSSCEAKTAQESVSEFKHPSEGEKFERTISPSSGYSSQSGTPTLSPKDMAPDKHKIKPVKPERSASRASSSASPSSSLTSLSSGTSDPVNSDVSNSCTSDLPAKELTSPLRLEVKELWTVPPPPKVKAPCPPPPETWAQNSHTFALLCGPSPQTDKVVPESTKAQESTVTEEGSQTGFETRDKAEATETNPKDEKLFCEIQTHQVEENTECLASLVCLAKDEIETTPKEEGQGTNDISAKKEPPPVMKKPQLKEDVMLTEEPKGESCHTTTINDSVDEVQSNCVEPQNIPKNSPPPSPPPPYQPTPPRSRKSPPTSISTLPVELEGIEEEGRAAESSWPPPPPPLEGESVFDGGDEIEFPLPPPPDNIQAEDSCASETVVSDTPLEKSEPGQSTPPDAVQDAGPAGPSPPSSSSNSRAEIQPSSGSFLKRHSLEMESQSRSESPDTSQLPTPSPMENLAFRRPPSTAHRDNRNKELLARHKSMPIPKEDANIPLVTPSLLHMVRLRTVSTSEESPEASTQQRTPPKPTRKSLQCSPQVVKKYVTPNTPSMRLQEAIRIKTAALSSREGLPCRLGTRASYHCAGEPGVLSFKSSDTQRLPASTASFIFSRSTKKTVMDTARPGSSPEGQTNVKQNSAADLVRLSDPGTKSERVPPPVARKPSQGSVGFSQNACAARMEMGVPARDPMGAQQRSKGIPLPETTTRVTADTIETLF
- the nhsl3 gene encoding NHS-like protein 3 isoform X2, with protein sequence MGNGIHKRVQTEKKPPGLWEKPKGFWLIGRTDKLKTAGTKNNDEQKKLGAHYSASQHFQENVFIEADRPQYLEDLHSEAREGLKILQQEGHQQEHDSGGNCGEDESCASSDTGHPDDDLHSKDESGSLESNSGINDTTRTSRPVLTRQSSTFKPLYSVKRLDKNRKRNRRTTIMGIPNQVQKELALHRCSTTQQPNNNNQSGSLIIPTLDGGTPVMTKEGARVHLSELEITDKHLQEVSKNNDQQSFGSPRCRSSVIRPKSVAVPGLTTFNPLMSFLSEPQGPVMSVSPQATYLSTIIPNAVLPAGIEVIEIDRGSVKSAHAVSKNSPAASVTSSASPFLSRKSDCDSFRADTSFNNPTTHKADLNLEDTRVNPTGDRELGVQSLTPDSEPIMSCPSRDEVKIKRNSTRSLSVIKTKLPPAPPRRSNSLYLTKIQKSQAEGKDRKVSSEELQSVTSNIPDPVSTCLAEPKSQSSNPSQDSSCEAKTAQESVSEFKHPSEGEKFERTISPSSGYSSQSGTPTLSPKDMAPDKHKIKPVKPERSASRASSSASPSSSLTSLSSGTSDPVNSDVSNSCTSDLPAKELTSPLRLEVKELWTVPPPPKVKAPCPPPPETWAQNSHTFALLCGPSPQTDKVVPESTKAQESTVTEEGSQTGFETRDKAEATETNPKDEKLFCEIQTHQVEENTECLASLVCLAKDEIETTPKEEGQGTNDISAKKEPPPVMKKPQLKEDVMLTEEPKGESCHTTTINDSVDEVQSNCVEPQNIPKNSPPPSPPPPYQPTPPRSRKSPPTSISTLPVELEGIEEEGRAAESSWPPPPPPLEGESVFDGGDEIEFPLPPPPDNIQAEDSCASETVVSDTPLEKSEPGQSTPPDAVQDAGPAGPSPPSSSSNSRAEIQPSSGSFLKRHSLEMESQSRSESPDTSQLPTPSPMENLAFRRPPSTAHRDNRNKELLARHKSMPIPKEDANIPLVTPSLLHMVRLRTVSTSEESPEASTQQRTPPKPTRKSLQCSPQVVKKYVTPNTPSMRLQEAIRIKTAALSSREGLPCRLGTRASYHCAGEPGVLSFKSSDTQRLPASTASFIFSRSTKKTVMDTARPGSSPEGQTNVKQNSAADLVRLSDPGTKSERVPPPVARKPSQGSVGFSQNACAARMEMGVPARDPMGAQQRSKGIPLPETTTRVTADTIETLF
- the nhsl3 gene encoding NHS-like protein 3 isoform X1; translated protein: MSRRRSTGDLVPWDVSEIIGRELKAQRGHRKPGSSLGQAISWLRSSQKRRKKTKKSLDNGGRQPAVADGLQSQDAAKAGTKNNDEQKKLGAHYSASQHFQENVFIEADRPQYLEDLHSEAREGLKILQQEGHQQEHDSGGNCGEDESCASSDTGHPDDDLHSKDESGSLESNSGINDTTRTSRPVLTRQSSTFKPLYSVKRLDKNRKRNRRTTIMGIPNQVQKELALHRCSTTQQPNNNNQSGSLIIPTLDGGTPVMTKEGARVHLSELEITDKHLQEVSKNNDQQSFGSPRCRSSVIRPKSVAVPGLTTFNPLMSFLSEPQGPVMSVSPQATYLSTIIPNAVLPAGIEVIEIDRGSVKSAHAVSKNSPAASVTSSASPFLSRKSDCDSFRADTSFNNPTTHKADLNLEDTRVNPTGDRELGVQSLTPDSEPIMSCPSRDEVKIKRNSTRSLSVIKTKLPPAPPRRSNSLYLTKIQKSQAEGKDRKVSSEELQSVTSNIPDPVSTCLAEPKSQSSNPSQDSSCEAKTAQESVSEFKHPSEGEKFERTISPSSGYSSQSGTPTLSPKDMAPDKHKIKPVKPERSASRASSSASPSSSLTSLSSGTSDPVNSDVSNSCTSDLPAKELTSPLRLEVKELWTVPPPPKVKAPCPPPPETWAQNSHTFALLCGPSPQTDKVVPESTKAQESTVTEEGSQTGFETRDKAEATETNPKDEKLFCEIQTHQVEENTECLASLVCLAKDEIETTPKEEGQGTNDISAKKEPPPVMKKPQLKEDVMLTEEPKGESCHTTTINDSVDEVQSNCVEPQNIPKNSPPPSPPPPYQPTPPRSRKSPPTSISTLPVELEGIEEEGRAAESSWPPPPPPLEGESVFDGGDEIEFPLPPPPDNIQAEDSCASETVVSDTPLEKSEPGQSTPPDAVQDAGPAGPSPPSSSSNSRAEIQPSSGSFLKRHSLEMESQSRSESPDTSQLPTPSPMENLAFRRPPSTAHRDNRNKELLARHKSMPIPKEDANIPLVTPSLLHMVRLRTVSTSEESPEASTQQRTPPKPTRKSLQCSPQVVKKYVTPNTPSMRLQEAIRIKTAALSSREGLPCRLGTRASYHCAGEPGVLSFKSSDTQRLPASTASFIFSRSTKKTVMDTARPGSSPEGQTNVKQNSAADLVRLSDPGTKSERVPPPVARKPSQGSVGFSQNACAARMEMGVPARDPMGAQQRSKGIPLPETTTRVTADTIETLF